aaattaaaaataaaaatgtaattattcaCTTATTTGAGctaatttaacaattaattaatgataaaaatagagaaagttTAGTAGTAGATCAATATTTGATAGTAGTCCCTAGCTATATGCATATCTCTTTATActcattattaaatattttaaatataatctgaataccttaatatataatagtcaTATGATATCAAGTGGTCTAATACATCTTATATATAAACTCTGATACTATCAAATAATATTGAATCAGGTCTAACTCAATTTATACAAAATCGATTTATAAAACGAGGAGTATTCACCGCTTAATACGAAACTCATGACGAGAATCTCTTTTAGTCTCTCTCTATATAAAACCCACTACCTCTTTGCAAATCCTTTGTGAATAACAGCTATCTCTTTTATTCCTCAGCTTTCTCTTTCATTCATTCACCAAAACCAAACTTCAAACTCTCACTCTCAATTTCTTCAGCCAAATTATAACCCTTTAAAAATTTCATACACATATACTTCTTAAGATCAAAACTTCAAATTCTCACTCTTTCATTCCTTCACTTTGACATAATTAAATATTCATCTTCTCCTAATTTCCTAGCTACCCTTTTAGTATTTTTTCCCAATctttgatttttcaattttttttgttcttatgtTGATGGATTACTTGAAGGAACTAGAATGCAAAATGGtacatgattataaaaaattggacAAAATGGTAATTAGTCCAATATTTTTTGAAGGACCAATCATAGTAGGAGCTGGTCCATCAGGATTAGCAGCAGCAGCATGTCTTAAACAAAAAGGAATTCAAAGTTTAATCCTTGAAAAAGCAAATTGTTTAGCTTCAATGTGGCAATTCAAAACTTATGATAGATTAAAGCTTCATCTTCCAAAACAATTTTGTCAACTACCTTTAATGCCATTTCCAAAAGGGTTACCTTTATATCCAACAAAGCAACAATTTTTATCTTATCTTAAAGCTTATGCTAATCACTTTGATATTAACCCTGTTTTTGGTAAGAAAGTGGTTAGTGCTGAATTTGATTGTGTTTGTGGATTTTGGAGGGTGAAAACACAAGAAGTTAAAAAGGGTATTTTGGAGAATGTTGAATATGTTTGTCATTGGTTAATTGTTGCTAGTGGTGAAAATGCTGAGGAAGTTGTGCCACAAATTGAAGGAATGGAACAATTTAAAGGACCAATTTTGCATACTAGTTTGTATAAAAGTGGTAACATGTTTTGTGGGAAAAATGTTTTGGTTGTTGGGTGTGGAAATTCAGGTATGGAGGTTTGTTTGGATCTTTGCAACCATAATGCTCTTCCTTCCTTAGTGGTTAGAGATTCGGTAAGTTTAATTAATCATTACTTAaatcttattattatctttattcaTCATTTAAAACTTCTTTAATCaatcacatatttaatttgttttttttttttttttaatgtttctgTTACTAAGTATTAGATATCGATAGAGAGATAAGTAAAGTCcgactaaatattattttagtttgttaGAATTTTGCATAATTTCATGATTTTCAATTCCGTCATGCTAAACATTTTaaatcactttttattttatttttgtcaaaatcttCAATCATATACTTAATAGTACTATAATTGGTATATATGCTTGTATACATCAAAATGTATTGAGTATTTTATATTTcactattcatattttttttgttgattacTAATTTTTGTTAGAGAAGCTAATTAACTATACACTTTCAATTTGATATTTGGTACTTCATTCTCTTAATAaactaatcaaattt
This region of Cicer arietinum cultivar CDC Frontier isolate Library 1 chromosome 8, Cicar.CDCFrontier_v2.0, whole genome shotgun sequence genomic DNA includes:
- the LOC101489587 gene encoding indole-3-pyruvate monooxygenase YUCCA2; translation: MLMDYLKELECKMVHDYKKLDKMVISPIFFEGPIIVGAGPSGLAAAACLKQKGIQSLILEKANCLASMWQFKTYDRLKLHLPKQFCQLPLMPFPKGLPLYPTKQQFLSYLKAYANHFDINPVFGKKVVSAEFDCVCGFWRVKTQEVKKGILENVEYVCHWLIVASGENAEEVVPQIEGMEQFKGPILHTSLYKSGNMFCGKNVLVVGCGNSGMEVCLDLCNHNALPSLVVRDSVHILPQQIFGKSTFGLSMWLLKWFSVHFVDQFLLVMSDLMLGNTSQFGIHRPKIGPLELKNLYGKTPVLDVGTVAQIKSGNIKVCKGIKRLAHNAVEFVDGKVENFDAIILATGYRSNVPSWLKGSDMFSEKDGLPRKPFPNGWKGEKGLYAVGFTKRGLLGSSIDAKRIADDIEHSLKAFEAKPLA